The DNA sequence GGGGATCGCCGTTTCGTCGCAGCTCAGGGTAAAGACCTCGCCGCAGGGGGCGGGGCAATCCGCTCCGCCGGGCTCCTCGCGAAAGGGGCAATGACGGCCGCTGGTGACCATGGCGTAGGGATGATGCAGGGAGGCGCGAAGGCCGGGCGGCAGCGGCGCCAGGCCTTGCAGAAGGTTATCCAGTTCGACCCGGTGGATGCCCAACTCCGCCAGCAGCGCGGCGCTCTCGCGGCCGTGCCAGCGGCTTTGGCGGAAATAGGCGCGCTGCTCGGCGGTCAGTTCCAGATCGAGGATGCGTGGCCCGCGCTTCTGACCGGAGAGGGCGCGACCAAGGATGATCGGGATGTCGGGGATCAGGGAGCGGGCAGGTTCCAGGGCGCCCCAGTCGGAGATGAGCAGTTCATCCCCGGCCTGCAGCCAGCGCGCCGCCGCCACCAGTAGCGATCGCAGGCGCGGCAGCACCGGCTCGATCAAAACCGGGGTGACTAAAGTGAAGGTGCGGCCGTCACTATGGGCGGCGCGGCAGGCCCGCTCGGCGGCTTCGGGCGTGGGGAGCAGCCAGGGACAGAACTCGGCGCCGAAGTAGATCCGGGCATAGCCCTCGGGGAGCGGTTCCTCGGGACGGGGAAGAAAAAATGCCCGCTCGGGATCAGCTGCGATTGCCATCGCGCACCAAAAGGGTCAGCTTGTCGCCCGGGCGCAGGATGTGATTCTTCGCCAACCGGTTCCAGCTCTGAATCCGCTCCGCCGAAACCGCAAATTTGCGGCCAATGGCCGACAGGGTATCCCCCGATTTGACCCGGTAGACGATCTTGCGCTCCCCCTTGACGGCGGCCGTCTTTTTCCCGGCGGCCTTGACCTTGGCCACCTTGAGAATCTGGCCGGGACGCAGGGTACTTTTGGCGGTCAAACCGTTCCAGGCCCGCAGTTCTTTCTCGCCGGTGCCGAAACGCCGGGAAATCGCCCACAGGGTATCCCCCTTGCGTATCTTGTAGGTTTTACTGGCCGTCGGCGTTGACTTCCTTTGGGCTTCGGCCGTCCCCGGCATGCCTGGATGCAGCGGCAGAAGAAGAACCGATCCCAGGGGGAGGATTCGGGGATTTTTCAGCTTATTGAGGGCGATCAGATCACCTTGCCGCAAATTGTAGCGACGGGCGATGGTGGAAAGCGTATCCCCCTTGGCAACCTGGTGGCGGTGATAATTGGCCCGGCGATCGGATGGAATCTGGGCATAGAGTTTCTCGAAGCGGGATTTGCTCCCGGCAGGGATGCGCAACTCGTAATCCTTCGCATGGGGCGGCGTACACCAACGCTTGAGTTCCGGGTTTAACGCCCGCAGTTCCTCGGTAGAAATCTCGCAGAGTTGCGCCGCCAGCTCGAGATCGGTCGCTTCGGGAAGACGCACGACGTCATAGGTGAAAGGCTCGGCTGCAGGAAGATCGGTGAAACCGTAGGCGGCGGGATCGCGGACGATAGTCAACACCGCCAACAACTTGGGAACATAGTTTCTCGTTTCGTCCCGCAGGGAAGAGTTGTCGCAGAGTTCCCAGAAATCCTCGGCACCGTTTTCGTCCATGGCCCGGGAAATCCGACCGCCGCCGGCGTTATAGGCGGCCACGGCCAGATACCAGTCGCCGTCGAAACGGTCGTAAAGCTCACTGAGAAAACGGGCCGCGGCCCGGGTCGATTTCTCGAAATCGCGCCGTTCATCCCGCCATTCGTCATTGTTCAGACCGTAAATCTCGGCGGTGCTTTGAATGAACTGCCAGGGACCGGCGGCATGGGCATGGCTGTAGGCGTGGGGATTGAATCCCGACTCGACCAGGGCGAGATAGGTCAGATCCTGGGGCAGGCCTTCCTCTTGGAAAATTCGGCGCATGAAGGGGATGTAGCGTTCGGCCCGGTGCAAGAGACGGGCGAAGACCTCCCGCCCTTCCCCGGTGTAATAGTCGATATAGGAACGCACCTGCTCGTTATCGACCAGGGGAAAATCGAAAATCAGTTCATCCTTGAGCAGGGTCAGCCCTTCGTGCCCCGCCCGGGGGGGAGCGTCGTCGGCCAGATGCAGATGTTCGAGGACATCCCCAACCTCATCGGGAGAAGGTTCCTGCGGTCGGGAAGGGCGAGGTTCGGCCAGGACCGAATAATTGGGGCGTCCGGGCACCTTGCGCGGCGGCTGAATCAGCTCGCTCTTGGCGGCGGCGGACTCCTCCGTCGCCGGGGGGGGTAAGGCCGTTTGCGGATTTTGCGTCCCCGGCAGACAGCCGGCCAACATCACAAGGAACAAAAACAGCAGGACAAATTTCATCGGTGGTTCTCCTCGAAGGGCGCGCTCCCGGCCGAAACCGGCGGCGCGCTTCTTCAATCGTCGTCAGGCCAGAAACGTCGCTGCAATTCGGCGAGCAGGCCGTCGAAAGTGCGGCGGTCCAGGGCGCTGACCGGCACGGCGTCGAAACGCCGGCACAGGGGAGCGACTTCCTCCGGCGGCACCTGATCGGTCTTGTTGAAGACCAGCAGCCGGGGAATGCGGTCCAGTTCGAGTTCGCCGAGAATCCGCTCCACCGCCTGGATATGATCCTCGAAGCGGGGGTTGGAAAGGTCGACGACATGCAGCAACAGATCGGCGTCCTCCAGTTCCTCCAAGGTGGCTTTGAAGGCACCGAGCAGGCTTTTCGGGAGTTTACGGATAAAACCGACGGTGTCGGTGATGATGACTTCCCGTTCCATGGGAAAACGCAGCCGGCGGGTGGAGGTGTCGAGGGTGGCGAAGAGCAGATCTTCGGTAAAGACTTTGCTTTGGGTGAGGGCGTTGAGCAGGGTCGACTTGCCGGCGTTGGTGTAGCCGACGATGGAAATGATGGGCACCTCGGCGCGGATGCGGCGCTGACGGCGTTGCAAGCGCCCCCGGGCGAGGTTGGCGAGCTGTTTTTCGAGGCGGGCAATGCGCTCGCGAATGCGCCGTCGGTCGATCTCCAGCTTGGTCTCGCCGGGACCGCGCCCGCCGATCCCCCCCATCAGCCGGGACATGGCGGTCCCCCGGCCGATCAGCCGGGGCATGATGTATTTGAGCTGGGCCAGCTCCACCTGCACCTTGCCGTCCAGGGTATGGGCGCGGCGGGCGAAGATGTCGAGAATCAGCTGGCTGCGGTCGATAACCTTGATTTCGGTGATGGCCGAGATGGATCGCACCTGCACCGGCGACAGATCCTGATCGAAAATCAGCACCGTCGCCCGCTGCTGCAGGGCGCGGATAATGACCTCCTTGACCTTCCCCTCCCCCATCAGGTACTTGGGGTTGAGCTGGCGGGGACGCTGCACCACCCGGTCGAGGACCACCACGTCAGCGGTGCGGGCGAGTTCGGCCAGTTCGTCGAGGGAATCCTCCGTCTCTTGGCGCGGCGCCAGGCTGACGGAGATGAGAATCGCCCGCTCGCGACCGTCGGAGAGATCGATGGTGTCGTCGACCTTGCGTTCCAGTTCCCCTTCGAGGGCGCGGGTGAAGGCGGCGAAATCGAGGTCGAGATCGTGGATCGACGGAACGCTCTCCACCTCGACAGTCTCGCCGCCGGTCACCGGCGGCAGCAGATGGGCATAATCGACCCGGCCGGGGAGACCGTCTTGGCCCACCGCCAGCGCGACCATGAGATCGAGGCGCAACAGCGCCAGGTCGGTGAGGTCATCCTGGGAGAGGGGTTCGCCTTTGAGGTGGGTATGAATGCAGCGCAGACCACGCAGGCCGCCGCGACCAAGGCCGTAGCCGGAGAGGTCGGGAATGACGATTTCGCGGTCATCGCCAACGATGA is a window from the Desulfuromonas acetexigens genome containing:
- a CDS encoding lytic transglycosylase, which encodes MKFVLLFLFLVMLAGCLPGTQNPQTALPPPATEESAAAKSELIQPPRKVPGRPNYSVLAEPRPSRPQEPSPDEVGDVLEHLHLADDAPPRAGHEGLTLLKDELIFDFPLVDNEQVRSYIDYYTGEGREVFARLLHRAERYIPFMRRIFQEEGLPQDLTYLALVESGFNPHAYSHAHAAGPWQFIQSTAEIYGLNNDEWRDERRDFEKSTRAAARFLSELYDRFDGDWYLAVAAYNAGGGRISRAMDENGAEDFWELCDNSSLRDETRNYVPKLLAVLTIVRDPAAYGFTDLPAAEPFTYDVVRLPEATDLELAAQLCEISTEELRALNPELKRWCTPPHAKDYELRIPAGSKSRFEKLYAQIPSDRRANYHRHQVAKGDTLSTIARRYNLRQGDLIALNKLKNPRILPLGSVLLLPLHPGMPGTAEAQRKSTPTASKTYKIRKGDTLWAISRRFGTGEKELRAWNGLTAKSTLRPGQILKVAKVKAAGKKTAAVKGERKIVYRVKSGDTLSAIGRKFAVSAERIQSWNRLAKNHILRPGDKLTLLVRDGNRS
- the hflX gene encoding GTPase HflX, giving the protein MIHGNISGLKAGQIQALERIQRRRIPVDQVISVELARYLTERAFDLRRQVGVIIDRQGEIQHVIVGDDREIVIPDLSGYGLGRGGLRGLRCIHTHLKGEPLSQDDLTDLALLRLDLMVALAVGQDGLPGRVDYAHLLPPVTGGETVEVESVPSIHDLDLDFAAFTRALEGELERKVDDTIDLSDGRERAILISVSLAPRQETEDSLDELAELARTADVVVLDRVVQRPRQLNPKYLMGEGKVKEVIIRALQQRATVLIFDQDLSPVQVRSISAITEIKVIDRSQLILDIFARRAHTLDGKVQVELAQLKYIMPRLIGRGTAMSRLMGGIGGRGPGETKLEIDRRRIRERIARLEKQLANLARGRLQRRQRRIRAEVPIISIVGYTNAGKSTLLNALTQSKVFTEDLLFATLDTSTRRLRFPMEREVIITDTVGFIRKLPKSLLGAFKATLEELEDADLLLHVVDLSNPRFEDHIQAVERILGELELDRIPRLLVFNKTDQVPPEEVAPLCRRFDAVPVSALDRRTFDGLLAELQRRFWPDDD